A genome region from Methanobacterium aggregans includes the following:
- a CDS encoding hydrogenase large subunit, translating into MIIPLGPIHPAFKEPLRLKLKTRGEKVLSAEVDYGYVHRGIERIMEGKTWQKGIFLSERVCGICSYIHTQTFAESFEKIAGERVTPRAQYLRVLTNELDRIQSHLIANSTFFKALEHETLFMNMLALREPIMDAIELLTGNRVNMGWNVVGGVRMDVKQSHLDPVLQIIENLEKDFDRYVEMFEHGPLLGLRSKGVGIMTKEEAIKGRAVGPIGRASGLKHDCREDHPTYQDYLDFHTVWRKEGDNFARTMNRFDEVTESIALIKQVIEDLPRGDVRKKIDISAGYTEWRNEAPRGEVSYMVETNGNLIKHISIRTPSIMNIDSCAKYMLPNIPTVADAVATYTSSDPCVACAERVVILDESGKNQEFHGAHNVKYMK; encoded by the coding sequence TTCACAGGGGTATAGAAAGAATAATGGAGGGAAAAACCTGGCAGAAGGGAATATTCCTCTCTGAAAGGGTATGTGGAATATGCTCCTACATACACACCCAGACCTTTGCAGAAAGCTTTGAAAAAATTGCAGGCGAAAGGGTCACACCAAGAGCACAGTACCTCAGAGTCCTGACAAACGAACTCGACAGAATCCAGAGCCACCTCATTGCAAATTCAACCTTCTTCAAAGCCCTTGAACATGAAACACTCTTCATGAACATGCTGGCACTCAGAGAACCCATTATGGATGCAATAGAGTTACTCACAGGTAACAGGGTTAACATGGGCTGGAACGTTGTGGGTGGAGTTAGAATGGATGTTAAACAATCCCACCTAGACCCAGTACTCCAGATCATCGAGAACCTTGAGAAGGACTTCGATAGATACGTTGAGATGTTTGAACACGGACCACTACTCGGTTTAAGATCCAAGGGTGTTGGAATAATGACCAAGGAAGAGGCAATAAAGGGCCGTGCAGTTGGGCCAATAGGAAGGGCATCAGGCCTGAAGCATGACTGCAGGGAGGACCATCCAACCTACCAGGACTACCTTGACTTCCACACGGTTTGGAGAAAGGAGGGAGACAACTTCGCACGTACCATGAACAGATTTGATGAAGTAACAGAATCAATAGCACTCATAAAACAGGTTATAGAAGATCTGCCCCGGGGTGATGTCCGTAAGAAGATAGATATATCTGCAGGATACACAGAGTGGAGAAATGAAGCACCACGTGGTGAAGTTTCTTACATGGTGGAGACCAATGGAAACCTCATAAAACACATTTCAATACGAACACCAAGCATAATGAACATAGACTCCTGTGCAAAGTACATGTTACCCAACATTCCAACAGTTGCAGATGCAGTTGCAACCTACACATCTAGTGATCCATGTGTAGCATGTGCAGAAAGGGTTGTTATCCTTGATGAATCTGGGAAAAACCAGGAGTTCCATGGAGCTCACAACGTCAAGTACATGAAGTGA